Proteins found in one Chloroflexota bacterium genomic segment:
- a CDS encoding branched-chain amino acid ABC transporter permease encodes MATFVVAYLAWKVTESPSQSVQFAFNGLSVGAVYALLAMGFTLVYSTVWFFDLYYGAAAALGAYGVFYLRSKEAIGGLYQVQNPVVNALFAAVVAGVVAWALYEILWPRLRDRVSQRRMYGIAGAAGAAAGVYAGFVFTFTDNLHVLFGPLAGLAIGAVAGLAVREALVRLTGNDSRLSTYVPIAVGLAGGIVAAAYFAGAPETKLYLSWAVSCLLAGCVGLGLYRGLYVTLRQRARSPLVMLVASMGILLAISAAITIVFESAPRPLPDAFGSEPLKLGGGNIKGFNFFTVGVSLVGFTGLLWLLQRTSFGRTVRAIGDDEDVSKVVGINTTVVIAIVFFIGAVFAAMAGILSGHDTAIQPRMGLLLLLKGWIASVVGGIGNLYGALIGGFALGMVEQFGIWDLAGEWKDVISFVVLILFLSFWPRGLLPRK; translated from the coding sequence TTGGCGACGTTTGTGGTCGCATACCTCGCGTGGAAGGTCACGGAATCGCCCTCGCAGTCCGTGCAGTTTGCATTCAATGGCCTCTCCGTGGGCGCGGTGTACGCGCTGCTCGCTATGGGATTTACCCTTGTCTACAGCACCGTCTGGTTCTTTGACCTGTACTACGGCGCCGCCGCCGCCCTGGGCGCATACGGCGTCTTCTACCTCCGCTCCAAGGAAGCCATAGGCGGGCTGTACCAGGTGCAGAACCCTGTCGTCAATGCGCTCTTCGCGGCGGTGGTGGCCGGCGTTGTGGCGTGGGCGCTGTACGAGATCCTCTGGCCCCGCCTGCGCGATCGCGTCAGCCAGCGGAGAATGTACGGCATCGCCGGGGCCGCCGGAGCGGCCGCAGGCGTCTACGCCGGGTTTGTGTTCACTTTTACCGACAACCTTCATGTCCTCTTCGGCCCCCTTGCGGGGCTTGCCATTGGCGCCGTCGCGGGGCTGGCGGTGCGCGAGGCGCTTGTCCGGCTAACGGGCAACGACAGCCGGCTTTCGACGTACGTCCCCATCGCCGTTGGGCTGGCCGGGGGCATCGTAGCGGCGGCATACTTCGCGGGCGCGCCGGAGACAAAGCTGTACCTCAGCTGGGCGGTGTCCTGCCTGCTGGCCGGGTGCGTTGGGCTGGGGCTGTACCGTGGCCTGTACGTCACCCTGCGACAGCGGGCCCGCTCGCCGCTGGTCATGCTGGTGGCGTCCATGGGCATCCTGCTGGCGATCAGCGCGGCCATCACCATCGTGTTCGAGAGCGCGCCGCGCCCGCTGCCCGACGCCTTCGGCAGCGAGCCGCTGAAGCTGGGGGGCGGGAACATCAAGGGGTTCAATTTCTTCACGGTGGGCGTCTCGCTGGTGGGGTTCACCGGGCTGCTGTGGCTGCTGCAGCGGACATCGTTCGGGCGGACCGTGCGCGCCATCGGCGACGACGAGGACGTGTCCAAGGTGGTGGGCATCAATACGACGGTAGTCATCGCCATCGTGTTCTTCATCGGCGCGGTGTTCGCGGCGATGGCGGGCATCCTGAGCGGCCACGACACGGCGATACAGCCTCGCATGGGCCTGCTGTTGTTGCTGAAGGGTTGGATCGCGTCGGTCGTGGGGGGCATCGGCAACCTGTACGGCGCCCTGATCGGCGGCTTCGCGCTGGGCATGGTGGAACAGTTCGGCATCTGGGACCTGGCGGGCGAGTGGAAGGACGTCATCTCCTTCGTGGTGCTCATCCTCTTCCTCTCGTTCTGGCCCAGGGGCCTGCTGCCAAGGAAGTAG
- a CDS encoding branched-chain amino acid ABC transporter permease, giving the protein MTTNTPETTENRRARRVFLRLANGNVELWANIIVLVWVVAFVLWQGVGFAITIGTVFAIWAILAVSLNLVIGFTGLLSVGHIGFFGIGAYSVAILTSTTDYSLLRTEGIPTYELPFFAALPVGIALAGVTALVVGVVFNRFRDDVFVLVSFGFAIISFNLFLNARAVTRGAFGIHDIARPVLGTRALDGELEFLAMALACLALVSVAAWFIVTSSFGRVLTAIREDEQAASVFGYQVTHYKLAIWVVSAMMAAVAGGLFASWTSFIDPNSFILLESILLVSIVILGGLATIWGSLLGAMTFVLLEEGMRFIPFLPDVYVGQARQVVLGVMLVLLMLFRPQGLLGRYRL; this is encoded by the coding sequence ATGACAACGAACACCCCCGAGACAACCGAAAATCGGCGCGCCCGCCGGGTTTTTCTGCGGCTCGCCAACGGAAACGTCGAACTGTGGGCGAACATCATCGTTCTGGTGTGGGTGGTGGCGTTCGTGCTGTGGCAGGGCGTCGGGTTCGCGATCACCATCGGCACAGTCTTCGCCATCTGGGCGATCCTTGCCGTGAGCCTGAACCTGGTCATCGGCTTCACCGGGCTGCTCTCCGTGGGGCATATAGGCTTCTTCGGCATCGGCGCGTACAGCGTGGCCATCCTCACCTCCACAACCGACTACTCGCTTCTGCGAACGGAGGGCATCCCGACGTACGAGCTCCCGTTCTTTGCGGCGCTGCCCGTCGGCATAGCGCTGGCGGGCGTCACGGCGCTGGTGGTGGGCGTGGTGTTCAACCGCTTCCGCGACGATGTCTTCGTGCTGGTCTCCTTCGGCTTCGCCATCATCTCCTTCAACCTCTTCCTCAATGCGCGCGCGGTCACTCGAGGCGCGTTCGGCATTCACGACATCGCGAGGCCGGTGCTCGGCACGCGCGCGCTGGACGGCGAGCTGGAGTTCCTGGCGATGGCGCTCGCATGCCTTGCGCTCGTCTCCGTGGCGGCGTGGTTCATCGTGACGTCATCGTTCGGGCGGGTGCTGACGGCCATCCGCGAGGACGAGCAGGCGGCCTCGGTGTTCGGCTACCAGGTGACGCACTACAAGCTGGCCATCTGGGTGGTCTCCGCCATGATGGCGGCGGTGGCCGGCGGCCTTTTCGCGAGCTGGACGTCGTTCATCGACCCCAACTCCTTCATCCTGCTCGAGTCGATCCTGCTGGTGTCCATCGTCATCCTGGGCGGGCTGGCAACCATCTGGGGTTCGCTGCTGGGCGCGATGACGTTCGTGCTCCTGGAGGAGGGTATGCGGTTCATTCCGTTCCTGCCCGACGTGTACGTGGGGCAGGCGCGGCAGGTGGTGCTGGGCGTAATGCTGGTGCTGCTCATGCTCTTCCGCCCGCAAGGGCTGCTGGGGAGGTACAGGCTATGA
- a CDS encoding ABC transporter ATP-binding protein — translation MAEEYEAQEVTEQPEPVDATNGVTDEPYMLEMAGVSVRYGAVAALEHASLGIRKGEVVAVMGPNGAGKSTVLKAIMGLAPVAEGHVYWRNAPLTTATHEIVKHGISFVPQGRRLFTHLTIKENLEMGCPYLRDKTERRRRMDTVMDLFPVLHDKRKDLASQMSGGQQQMLALGRGLMANPEVLLLDEPTLGLAPNIVASVFFNVSLISEQLGTMIMVVEHNIRGVLDIVDRAYILDTGRVVFEGTPDDVRETNILTEVFLGKVQPMEEE, via the coding sequence ATGGCAGAAGAATACGAGGCACAGGAAGTGACAGAACAACCGGAGCCGGTCGATGCCACCAACGGCGTGACGGACGAGCCGTACATGCTGGAGATGGCGGGCGTCTCCGTGCGCTACGGGGCCGTCGCGGCGCTGGAGCACGCGTCGCTGGGCATTCGCAAGGGTGAGGTCGTGGCGGTGATGGGGCCCAACGGCGCGGGCAAGTCGACCGTGCTCAAGGCGATCATGGGCCTCGCGCCCGTCGCCGAGGGCCATGTGTACTGGCGCAACGCGCCGCTGACCACGGCCACGCACGAGATCGTCAAGCACGGCATCTCCTTCGTGCCGCAGGGCAGACGGCTCTTCACGCACCTGACCATCAAGGAGAACCTCGAGATGGGCTGCCCCTACCTGCGAGACAAGACGGAGCGGCGCCGGCGCATGGACACGGTGATGGACCTCTTTCCCGTGCTCCACGACAAGCGCAAGGACCTCGCGAGCCAGATGTCGGGCGGGCAGCAGCAGATGCTGGCGCTGGGCCGGGGCCTGATGGCCAACCCAGAGGTGCTGCTGCTGGACGAGCCGACGCTTGGGCTCGCACCCAACATCGTCGCAAGCGTCTTCTTCAACGTCTCACTCATCAGCGAACAGCTCGGCACGATGATCATGGTGGTGGAGCACAACATCAGGGGAGTGCTGGACATCGTGGACCGGGCGTACATCCTCGACACTGGCCGCGTCGTCTTCGAGGGCACGCCGGACGACGTGCGTGAGACCAACATCCTGACGGAGGTCTTCCTCGGCAAGGTGCAGCCGATGGAGGAGGAGTAA
- a CDS encoding ABC transporter substrate-binding protein encodes MVLSLIACNGEDEAASGGDSGTTVTGPATEPAPQPTQPPEPFRIGVMESLTGPGETYGTVANQAKQLAMDEINASGGINGRMLELVIEDSKCSAQDAITAYRKLTDVDGIKIILGTSCSGAMLGAAPLAEADGVVMFSGLATNPDIAEAGDYIFRTSLNDAQLGIDMGNTMWADGIRTIASIAETTDYAEGVRSASTDRFLELGGTALLEESYPTDVTDFRSQLTKLIAEEPDALLVAAQAEFSGGTIVKQARELGYDGPIYGDVVVAGTTALEVAGDAAVGVKAIITDLDPNNTTATEVVNNFRAKYDYVTLPWYLGSAYDDVYIVAECLKQTDDDQDADGMRDCLYGITWSGAIGENYSFDEKGEVVGLANVVVEVLPVSERTDDNLGYKVLGPAPIL; translated from the coding sequence ATGGTGTTATCCCTTATAGCTTGCAACGGGGAAGACGAGGCCGCAAGCGGAGGCGACTCCGGCACAACCGTCACTGGACCAGCGACGGAACCTGCCCCTCAGCCTACACAGCCGCCGGAACCGTTCAGAATAGGGGTCATGGAGTCCCTTACAGGACCGGGCGAGACCTATGGCACCGTCGCCAACCAGGCGAAGCAACTGGCGATGGATGAGATCAATGCAAGCGGCGGCATCAACGGCAGAATGCTGGAGCTGGTGATTGAAGACTCCAAGTGCAGCGCCCAGGACGCTATCACCGCCTACCGGAAGCTCACAGACGTGGACGGCATCAAGATCATACTTGGCACGTCCTGCAGCGGCGCCATGCTCGGCGCGGCGCCTTTGGCCGAGGCCGACGGAGTAGTCATGTTCTCCGGGCTTGCGACAAACCCGGACATCGCGGAGGCGGGTGACTACATCTTCCGCACATCCCTGAACGACGCACAGCTCGGCATCGACATGGGCAACACCATGTGGGCCGACGGCATTCGCACGATTGCGAGCATCGCAGAAACCACCGACTACGCGGAGGGCGTGCGGAGCGCGTCGACTGACCGTTTCCTTGAATTGGGCGGCACGGCCCTGCTCGAGGAGAGCTACCCCACGGACGTCACCGACTTTCGAAGCCAGCTGACCAAGCTGATCGCCGAGGAGCCAGATGCACTGCTTGTCGCCGCGCAGGCTGAATTCTCCGGCGGGACTATAGTGAAGCAGGCGCGCGAGCTTGGGTACGACGGCCCCATCTACGGCGACGTTGTTGTCGCCGGCACGACGGCGTTGGAGGTCGCAGGGGACGCGGCAGTAGGCGTCAAGGCAATCATTACTGACCTTGACCCGAACAATACCACTGCAACCGAGGTGGTCAACAACTTCCGGGCAAAGTACGACTACGTGACGCTGCCCTGGTACCTGGGCTCAGCGTACGACGACGTGTACATCGTGGCGGAGTGTCTCAAACAGACGGACGACGACCAGGACGCTGACGGTATGCGCGACTGTCTTTACGGAATCACCTGGAGCGGCGCCATCGGCGAGAATTACAGCTTCGACGAGAAGGGGGAAGTCGTCGGGCTGGCCAACGTGGTCGTTGAGGTGCTCCCGGTCAGTGAGCGCACCGATGACAACCTGGGCTACAAGGTCTTGGGCCCAGCGCCAATTCTTTAG
- a CDS encoding ABC transporter ATP-binding protein, with amino-acid sequence MTQVPARDAEHYALGTVGVSKNFGGVQALHRLSISIPRGQITCVIGPNGSGKSTLINILSGVLPLDSGMVIVDGVGLRTVHPHETPGLGITRTFQDVRLFNQISVWDNIMVVLTERRLWPSLFERSKAQKKQRAEQVLRDVGMWDKRDAQAEDLSYGQRKLLEMARAMALDVNIYLFDEPFAGLFPQMLVRVKDILKQLRARGKSILFISHNMEIVRELSDHLIVMDSGELLVEGDVDEVLAKREVIEAYLGA; translated from the coding sequence ATGACGCAAGTTCCGGCCCGGGACGCTGAACACTACGCCCTCGGCACCGTGGGCGTCAGCAAGAACTTCGGCGGCGTGCAGGCGCTGCACCGGCTCTCCATCTCCATACCGCGGGGGCAGATTACATGCGTCATCGGCCCCAACGGCTCCGGCAAATCGACGCTCATCAACATCCTGAGCGGCGTGCTGCCCCTCGACAGCGGCATGGTCATCGTCGACGGCGTGGGCCTGCGGACAGTCCACCCGCATGAGACGCCGGGCCTCGGCATCACGCGGACGTTCCAGGACGTGCGGCTGTTCAACCAGATAAGCGTATGGGACAACATCATGGTCGTCCTGACGGAGCGGAGGCTGTGGCCCTCGCTCTTCGAGCGGAGCAAGGCGCAGAAGAAGCAGCGGGCGGAGCAGGTGCTGCGCGACGTGGGCATGTGGGACAAGCGCGACGCGCAGGCGGAGGACCTCTCCTACGGGCAGCGGAAGCTGCTGGAGATGGCCAGGGCGATGGCCCTCGACGTGAACATCTACCTGTTCGATGAGCCCTTTGCCGGGCTCTTCCCGCAGATGCTGGTGCGGGTGAAGGACATCCTCAAGCAGCTGCGGGCGAGGGGAAAGAGCATCCTTTTCATCTCCCACAACATGGAAATCGTGCGGGAGCTCTCGGACCACCTGATCGTCATGGACAGCGGCGAGCTGCTGGTCGAGGGTGACGTGGACGAGGTGCTCGCAAAACGAGAGGTCATCGAAGCGTACCTGGGCGCGTAA
- a CDS encoding ABC transporter permease — protein MQRYILIRLFHGLIAFLGVTIIIFSLVRLSGDPLDNLLSEEDDETTAQYIRELWGLERPLAVQYFTYMGNVLRGEFGPSFSFDASAGELIKRRLPNTLLLGGISLAISFPLSIAIGVLTAVRRDSAFDYGGKSLAIVGQATPDFWIAIILIWIFAVTLGWLPTSGKGGVEHLVLPVIVLALPSAATLRLMRSAMLNQLDSEYVKLARIKGLPEWKIIWKHAFRNAAIVPLTFMSVVIAQLVSGSIVVETIFSWPGMGQLAIQAINARDYHVVQALALMGSTILIIMHLVTDIAYVYADPRIRFTRINR, from the coding sequence GTGCAGCGATACATCCTCATCCGGCTGTTTCACGGGCTAATCGCCTTCCTGGGTGTGACCATCATCATCTTTTCCCTCGTGCGGCTCTCCGGCGACCCTCTCGACAACCTGCTGAGCGAGGAAGACGACGAGACTACCGCCCAGTACATCCGCGAGCTATGGGGGCTCGAACGTCCGCTTGCTGTCCAGTACTTCACGTATATGGGCAATGTGCTGCGGGGCGAGTTTGGTCCGTCATTCAGCTTTGACGCCTCCGCGGGCGAGCTCATCAAGCGGCGGCTGCCCAACACGCTCCTCCTCGGCGGCATCTCGCTGGCCATCAGCTTCCCGCTGTCGATCGCCATCGGCGTACTCACCGCGGTGAGGCGGGACTCCGCCTTCGACTACGGCGGCAAGTCGCTTGCCATCGTCGGGCAGGCGACGCCCGACTTCTGGATCGCCATCATCCTCATCTGGATCTTCGCCGTGACGTTAGGGTGGTTGCCGACGTCGGGGAAGGGGGGCGTCGAGCACCTCGTGCTCCCCGTCATCGTACTCGCGCTGCCCAGCGCGGCCACGCTGCGGCTGATGCGCTCGGCGATGCTCAACCAGCTGGACTCCGAGTACGTGAAGCTGGCGCGCATCAAGGGGCTGCCGGAGTGGAAGATCATCTGGAAGCACGCCTTCCGGAACGCGGCTATCGTGCCGCTGACGTTCATGAGCGTCGTCATCGCGCAACTCGTGTCGGGGTCCATCGTGGTCGAGACCATCTTCTCGTGGCCGGGCATGGGCCAGCTCGCCATCCAGGCCATCAACGCCCGCGACTACCACGTCGTGCAGGCCCTGGCGCTCATGGGCTCGACCATCCTCATCATCATGCACCTGGTCACGGACATCGCTTACGTCTACGCCGACCCGCGCATTCGGTTCACGCGCATTAACAGGTAG
- a CDS encoding ABC transporter permease — translation MATFADRTQLGAMERTQSSFQRAIGFLRSLPLLWVIILLVVLVIPGLFAPIIAPHDPLDGDLTRRLAPPVWDAEGSWEHILGTDRQGRDQLSRLIYGSRIALFVSMTALLISATVGTTLGLLSGWYGGWVDHVVQRIVDIKASIPAILMALIFVSIFGQSIFVAIAVIAIFLWNRYTRLIRAETLSLRNMDFVARARVAGCSTPRIIFKHILPNVANTLIVLATLEVGVVIILESTLSFLGVGIPRPTPAWGVMVADGRNYLAVAWWVAVIPGLGIFLTVLSLNLFGDWLRDRLDPKLRQVRR, via the coding sequence ATGGCCACGTTTGCCGACAGGACCCAGTTGGGCGCCATGGAGCGGACGCAGTCCAGCTTCCAGCGTGCGATTGGGTTCCTGCGCAGCCTACCGTTGCTGTGGGTCATCATTTTGCTGGTGGTGCTGGTCATCCCGGGCCTATTCGCGCCCATCATCGCGCCGCACGACCCGCTGGACGGCGACCTCACGAGACGGCTGGCCCCGCCCGTGTGGGACGCCGAGGGCAGCTGGGAGCACATCCTCGGCACCGACCGGCAGGGCCGCGACCAGCTCAGCCGCCTGATATACGGTTCCCGCATCGCGCTCTTCGTCTCGATGACGGCGCTGCTCATCTCCGCCACCGTCGGCACGACGCTGGGGCTGTTGTCCGGCTGGTACGGCGGCTGGGTCGACCACGTCGTGCAGCGGATCGTGGACATCAAGGCGTCCATTCCGGCCATTCTCATGGCGCTCATCTTCGTGAGCATCTTCGGGCAGAGCATCTTCGTCGCAATTGCCGTCATCGCCATATTCCTCTGGAACCGGTATACGCGGCTGATCCGCGCGGAGACGCTGTCGCTGCGGAACATGGACTTCGTGGCGCGCGCGCGCGTCGCCGGCTGCTCGACGCCACGCATCATCTTCAAGCACATCCTGCCGAACGTCGCCAACACGCTAATCGTGCTGGCGACGCTGGAAGTGGGCGTCGTCATCATCCTGGAGTCGACGCTGAGCTTCCTTGGCGTCGGGATACCGCGCCCCACGCCGGCGTGGGGCGTCATGGTGGCCGACGGGCGCAACTACCTGGCCGTGGCATGGTGGGTTGCCGTCATCCCGGGTCTGGGCATCTTCCTGACGGTGCTGTCGCTGAACCTCTTCGGCGACTGGCTGCGCGACCGGCTCGACCCGAAGCTGCGGCAGGTGCGGCGATGA
- a CDS encoding glycoside hydrolase family 15 protein: MYEYGLIGDMSSAALVGTDGSVDWCCLPRFDSPSVFAAILDQDIGGRFRIRPAEAYTNAHQTYVQDTNVLETVFSTPTGVVSITDFMPIRDSDFDSKPDTNPSELPELHRIVTCSAGSVEIQCDYEPRHDYARAVPAFRVVRGNGSGTVVEAQGGRQSMMMLTDVPLQVSDGGMSGVFTLSQGETATFVMAYGNGRPASLERYRSHEKLRLTQRYWQELVAGMRYQGLWREQVVRSFLLLHLMMYRGTGAIVAAPTTSLPETIGGSRNWDYRYSWLRDTSFTVDILYRLGDVYGADSYVKWLLEQCQLNTRRTRIVYGITQSSSLKEQILDHLRGYEDSRPVRIGNGAAEHLQMDVFGEVIASIHSLLVLHGEIPEEAWELVDSLAETVIENWQRRDRGVWEVRGAQQHFVYSKVLCWTALDTAAYIAAAVGHRRHYRRWAQQAYNIKTEVLDLGWSESKGAFRQHYGSDALDASNLAIPFFSLIPREDPRVRWNVDAIERELADGPLVWRYIPEETDDGLEAQPEGAFTLLSFWLMGNLIYTGQTDRAFDYFHEMITRCSNHLGLFAEMFDPAENRQLGNFPQAYSHIGLIHTALNLSGFIADTPTRLIRRRQG; encoded by the coding sequence TTGTACGAATACGGCCTCATCGGCGACATGTCCTCGGCGGCGCTTGTCGGCACGGACGGCTCCGTCGACTGGTGCTGCCTTCCCCGCTTCGACTCGCCAAGCGTCTTCGCCGCCATTCTCGACCAGGACATCGGCGGGCGTTTCCGCATTCGGCCAGCCGAGGCCTACACCAACGCGCACCAGACCTACGTGCAGGACACCAACGTCCTGGAAACCGTCTTTTCGACACCCACCGGCGTCGTGTCCATCACCGACTTCATGCCCATCCGTGACAGCGACTTCGACAGCAAGCCGGACACGAACCCCTCCGAACTGCCGGAACTGCACCGCATCGTCACATGCTCGGCGGGCAGCGTCGAAATACAGTGCGACTACGAACCCCGGCACGATTACGCGCGCGCTGTCCCGGCGTTCCGCGTGGTCCGGGGCAACGGGAGCGGCACCGTGGTCGAGGCACAGGGCGGGCGGCAGAGCATGATGATGCTCACAGACGTTCCCCTGCAGGTGAGCGACGGCGGAATGTCCGGCGTCTTCACGTTGTCGCAGGGTGAGACGGCCACCTTCGTGATGGCGTACGGCAACGGGCGGCCCGCGAGCCTGGAGCGGTACCGCTCGCACGAGAAGCTGCGGCTTACGCAGCGCTACTGGCAGGAGCTGGTGGCCGGGATGCGCTACCAGGGCCTGTGGCGCGAGCAGGTGGTGCGTTCCTTTCTGCTGCTGCATCTGATGATGTACCGGGGCACCGGCGCCATCGTCGCGGCGCCCACGACGAGCTTGCCGGAGACCATCGGCGGCTCACGGAACTGGGACTACCGCTACTCCTGGCTGCGCGACACCAGCTTCACCGTCGATATCCTCTACCGGCTCGGCGACGTGTACGGCGCGGACAGCTACGTCAAATGGCTGCTGGAGCAATGTCAGCTCAACACGCGCAGGACGCGCATCGTCTACGGCATCACGCAGTCGTCGTCGCTGAAGGAGCAGATTCTCGATCACCTGCGCGGCTACGAGGACTCGCGCCCCGTCCGTATCGGGAACGGGGCCGCCGAGCACCTGCAGATGGACGTCTTCGGCGAGGTCATCGCGTCCATCCACTCGCTGCTCGTGCTCCACGGCGAGATCCCTGAGGAGGCCTGGGAACTGGTGGACTCGCTGGCTGAAACGGTCATCGAGAACTGGCAAAGGCGCGACCGCGGGGTGTGGGAGGTGCGCGGGGCGCAGCAGCACTTTGTGTACTCAAAGGTGCTTTGCTGGACCGCGCTGGACACGGCGGCGTACATCGCGGCAGCCGTCGGGCACCGGCGGCACTACCGGCGCTGGGCACAGCAGGCGTACAACATCAAGACCGAGGTGCTCGACCTGGGCTGGAGCGAGTCCAAAGGAGCGTTCCGGCAACACTACGGCAGTGACGCCCTCGACGCCTCCAACCTGGCCATCCCCTTTTTCAGCCTCATCCCCCGCGAGGACCCTCGCGTCCGCTGGAACGTCGACGCCATCGAACGGGAACTGGCCGACGGCCCGCTCGTATGGCGCTACATCCCGGAGGAGACGGACGACGGGCTGGAGGCGCAGCCGGAGGGGGCGTTCACGCTCTTGAGCTTCTGGCTCATGGGCAACCTGATCTACACCGGTCAGACGGACAGGGCATTCGACTATTTCCACGAGATGATCACGAGGTGCTCCAACCACCTGGGGCTGTTCGCGGAGATGTTCGACCCCGCCGAGAACCGTCAGCTTGGGAACTTCCCGCAGGCGTACTCACACATCGGGCTTATCCACACGGCGTTGAACCTGTCCGGCTTTATCGCGGACACCCCGACGCGGCTCATTCGGCGGCGGCAGGGGTAA